One Verrucomicrobiota bacterium genomic window carries:
- a CDS encoding energy transducer TonB, with amino-acid sequence MADNGLAIILGVVLLLLVFLVLPLLQSIIQQEEELVEVIDTTVIDPPPPPPELEEPEPPEPEDTPPPPPPADLASVAPTLPSLDGAAGAGTVAIDLGIDFGNVGGALVAQQLNETQPRPVSQPSPAYPPDLYRKGITGTVKISAVVTAQGRVSNAQVVDSPHPGLSKAALDAVRQWRYQAGTRGDQKVSMKVLIPVKFGA; translated from the coding sequence ATGGCCGACAACGGGCTCGCGATCATTCTAGGCGTGGTGCTGCTCTTGCTCGTCTTTCTCGTGTTGCCGCTTCTGCAGAGCATCATCCAGCAGGAGGAGGAATTGGTGGAAGTCATCGATACCACGGTCATTGATCCACCCCCTCCGCCACCGGAGTTGGAGGAGCCCGAACCGCCCGAGCCCGAAGACACGCCTCCACCGCCACCTCCCGCAGACCTGGCATCCGTGGCGCCCACCCTGCCCAGCCTGGATGGGGCTGCGGGAGCAGGAACGGTGGCGATTGATTTGGGGATCGACTTTGGGAACGTCGGCGGAGCGCTCGTCGCGCAACAACTCAACGAAACCCAACCCCGACCGGTCTCCCAGCCTTCGCCCGCCTACCCGCCGGATCTGTATCGCAAGGGCATCACCGGCACCGTAAAGATCAGCGCGGTGGTCACGGCTCAGGGACGTGTATCCAACGCGCAAGTCGTTGATTCCCCCCATCCCGGCCTCAGCAAGGCCGCGCTCGATGCCGTCCGCCAGTGGCGCTACCAGGCGGGCACGCGTGGCGACCAAAAGGTCAGCATGAAAGTCCTCATCCCCGTTAAATTCGGCGC
- a CDS encoding biopolymer transporter ExbD — MKRFGASGPEEDDTEVDISPLIDCVFILLIFFIVTTVFVKMPDADVSQPVSLSLEQLEKESIFFAVTAEGNIVYGGDNVGLSGVRQIVKRMTKKDENLPVVIKADAGAPYGLVTKVQDEANLGGAMKVSFAMSKN, encoded by the coding sequence ATGAAGCGTTTTGGAGCCAGTGGGCCGGAAGAGGACGATACCGAGGTCGATATCTCGCCGCTCATCGACTGCGTGTTCATCCTGCTGATTTTCTTCATCGTGACGACGGTTTTCGTGAAGATGCCGGACGCCGATGTGAGCCAGCCGGTTTCGCTCAGCCTCGAGCAGTTGGAGAAGGAAAGCATCTTTTTCGCCGTCACCGCCGAGGGCAACATTGTCTATGGCGGCGACAACGTGGGCTTGAGCGGCGTGCGCCAGATTGTGAAGCGCATGACGAAGAAGGACGAGAACCTGCCGGTGGTCATCAAGGCCGATGCCGGAGCGCCTTACGGTTTGGTGACCAAGGTGCAGGATGAGGCCAATCTCGGCGGAGCCATGAAGGTGAGCTTCGCCATGTCCAAGAATTAG
- a CDS encoding MotA/TolQ/ExbB proton channel family protein → MIDLLPAFFAKFSFSAPDKLWADGTDLWAKGGWAMIPLALTGLLLYFTAAKVRLTLLRKNFRSKQWKKQAHERREAKGKSFKEDKEDARVAKEYLAYRGIEIHEDPSLEEMAAAFDQLRSEELPSIEADLKFVKIAMAAAPLWGLLGTVTGMLATFAALAGGGGDQAIDSIAKGISEALITTQTGLAVALPGYFLYFYLSQQRDRFVAFIAHLESEWTQRQLRKQKRRQEHQEGRAA, encoded by the coding sequence ATGATCGATCTCCTTCCAGCCTTCTTCGCCAAGTTCAGCTTTTCGGCTCCCGACAAGTTGTGGGCGGATGGCACCGATCTCTGGGCCAAGGGCGGCTGGGCCATGATCCCGCTCGCCCTCACGGGGCTGCTGCTTTACTTCACGGCCGCCAAGGTCCGGCTGACTCTACTGCGCAAGAACTTCCGCAGCAAGCAATGGAAGAAGCAGGCGCATGAACGCCGCGAAGCCAAGGGCAAGTCCTTCAAGGAGGACAAGGAAGACGCGCGCGTGGCCAAGGAGTATCTTGCCTACCGGGGTATCGAGATTCACGAGGATCCCAGCTTGGAGGAAATGGCAGCCGCCTTCGACCAACTCCGTTCCGAGGAATTGCCCTCCATTGAAGCGGACCTCAAGTTCGTCAAGATTGCGATGGCCGCTGCTCCGCTTTGGGGATTGTTGGGAACCGTCACGGGTATGCTGGCTACGTTCGCCGCGCTCGCCGGTGGGGGAGGGGATCAGGCCATCGACAGCATTGCCAAGGGCATTTCCGAAGCGCTTATCACGACGCAGACCGGCTTGGCCGTCGCGCTGCCGGGCTACTTTCTCTATTTCTATCTCTCGCAGCAGCGGGATCGTTTTGTGGCCTTCATTGCGCACTTGGAGTCCGAGTGGACCCAGCGTCAGCTTCGCAAGCAGAAGAGAAGGCAGGAACATCAGGAAGGGAGGGCTGCGTAA
- a CDS encoding MotA/TolQ/ExbB proton channel family protein has translation MSLRPTETMNTIPRILWASLLVLGTGMSGLAQEKASLDTVVSRLENRMAQATEQLAEVRKQIQTERAPLAEQRNALENDLIKVRKEYDEVLSVRSARELDVSNMERQIGDKKKQNQFLMDLIDEYTRALENSLHISESQRYGNRLSELRLTAENPNHSLENQFLARFSIVDLSTNRIDDNIGGAIFQGTAKNPDGLIGEGKFLLLGPTVYFAGENDSFVGLVDAQPGSNEPAITAIPEGIDISGVSQVANTGAGSLPLDITLGTAIRVIETQGTIWEEIKIGGAVMVPLLGLAGASLLIALIKWFQMSRIKRIPYKRFDFMMRHLNEGRDAEARAIAEKTKGPIGEMLEEGVAHAHQPRGLIEEVLYEQVLRAKANLNSLLPFIKITAAAAPLLGLLGTVSGMINTFRLITLFGTGDASKFASGISEALITTKWGLIVAIPSLLLAAYLTRKAKGIVDDMEKLGIRFMNHLSPDMEKKPSPDNDSADDGEPEPQTPPFKPIPPKGDDPLPGGAPANA, from the coding sequence ATGAGCCTTCGACCTACCGAAACCATGAACACCATTCCACGAATTCTATGGGCTTCACTCCTTGTCCTCGGGACGGGCATGAGCGGGCTCGCGCAGGAAAAAGCTTCGCTCGATACGGTGGTCTCCCGCCTGGAGAATCGCATGGCCCAAGCGACCGAGCAGTTGGCCGAAGTCCGCAAGCAGATCCAAACCGAACGCGCCCCACTCGCCGAGCAGCGCAACGCGCTGGAGAACGATCTCATCAAGGTCCGCAAGGAATATGATGAAGTGCTCTCCGTGCGGAGCGCCCGCGAGCTGGATGTCAGCAACATGGAGCGCCAGATCGGCGATAAGAAAAAGCAGAATCAGTTCCTCATGGATCTGATCGACGAATACACCCGTGCGCTGGAAAACAGTCTCCACATTTCGGAGAGTCAGCGCTACGGCAATCGCCTCAGCGAGCTTCGCTTGACGGCCGAGAATCCTAATCACTCGCTGGAGAATCAGTTCCTTGCGCGCTTTTCCATCGTCGATCTCTCCACCAACCGGATCGATGACAACATTGGCGGTGCGATCTTCCAAGGCACCGCCAAGAACCCGGACGGGCTCATTGGCGAGGGCAAGTTTCTCCTCCTCGGTCCCACTGTTTACTTTGCGGGAGAGAATGACAGCTTTGTGGGTCTCGTCGATGCGCAACCCGGCTCGAATGAGCCCGCTATTACGGCCATTCCGGAAGGCATCGACATCAGCGGTGTGTCCCAGGTCGCCAATACGGGGGCTGGCAGCCTGCCGCTTGACATTACGCTCGGCACGGCCATCCGCGTAATCGAGACCCAAGGGACGATCTGGGAGGAAATCAAAATCGGGGGTGCCGTCATGGTGCCCTTGTTGGGTCTGGCCGGGGCTTCTCTGCTGATTGCCCTCATCAAGTGGTTCCAGATGTCTCGCATCAAGCGCATTCCCTACAAACGCTTCGACTTCATGATGCGCCATCTCAATGAGGGTCGCGATGCCGAAGCTCGTGCCATTGCCGAAAAGACCAAAGGCCCCATCGGCGAGATGCTGGAAGAAGGCGTGGCCCATGCGCACCAACCTCGCGGCCTCATCGAGGAAGTGCTCTACGAGCAAGTCCTGCGCGCCAAGGCCAACCTCAACAGCCTTCTTCCCTTCATCAAAATCACCGCTGCCGCTGCGCCGCTGCTGGGTCTCTTGGGAACGGTGTCCGGGATGATCAATACCTTCCGCTTGATCACGCTCTTCGGAACGGGCGATGCCTCCAAGTTCGCGAGCGGGATTTCCGAAGCGCTCATCACGACCAAGTGGGGTCTCATCGTGGCGATTCCGTCGCTCCTGCTGGCCGCCTACCTCACGCGCAAGGCCAAGGGCATCGTGGACGATATGGAGAAGCTGGGCATCCGCTTCATGAACCATCTCTCTCCTGACATGGAGAAGAAGCCGAGTCCGGACAACGACTCCGCGGACGACGGTGAGCCGGAGCCGCAAACGCCTCCCTTCAAGCCCATTCCGCCCAAGGGCGATGACCCGCTACCCGGCGGCGCTCCTGCCAATGCCTGA